GACAACAGCGGTGCGATAACCCAAGTTGTTGAGGGTCCGAATTGTAGTTCGCGCCCCCGGAGTCAACTCGATGGCTGCCGCCACCTCATCGATGACCGAGGCGTCCAAACCCTCAAGTGCCTTGACACGCTGCCGTAAAGACTCCTCAAAATCCAGCTCTCCTCTCATGGCACGCTCCGTTACTTCAGCGACTTCCGCCTGGCGCCCGGCATGCGCCGCCAACATCTCGATGACCTCGCCCGTGATCAACGTGGAATCGCAGTCGAAGCAAACAAGACGCTTTGCGCGCCTTGCAAGCCCCGCGTGCTCGATAGCCAAGTCGATTCCCAGTTCCTTCGACAGCTCCGCCAAGATCTTGCGGATCTCTTTGCCTTTGCCGGGCTCATAATCGGCCAGCGTGATCCGGAACTCCAGGCCGGTCAAAGGATAGTTTGAAATCCCCCGGATCTTGTCGATGTTCGCACCATAAGACGCCAACGCCTTTCCCACCCGGGAAATATGCTCAGCGGTAACTGGGTCGCCGAGAGCCACCATCACGTGGGTGGAGCGTGGCCGTGAGACGGACTCCGCCTGGGATCCTGTCTCAATGGTCACGCGCTGCCCGTACTCCCACAGGTCGGCTTTCAATTCGCGCTCAATATCACTAAGCACCATCGGGTCCATGCCAACAAAGGCCGACAGCATCAGGCGACCCCGAAAATCGACCTGGGAGACATCGAGAAGCTGCACGCCATGCTTCGCCAACACCCCGAAGAATGCGGCGGAAACCCCGGGCGTGTCCGGACCCGTGGTGGATACGACGGCGGGCTTGAGACCTTTTTGCAGCTCAACCTCGAACGCGGGCATGGCTGTCCTTTCCTAAAAACAGATGTACTGAAGGTGCTGCTTCGTCATGCTACCGCAGCGAAAAAATGCCCCTCACCTTGGCGGTGAGGGGCTACGGCTGGTCGGGAAGAACCGGTCAGGTGCGTTCTTCTCCTGACTGCTTAATTGGTTTTGTCGGCCACCTTAGTGGCGTTGCCGGAGGAGTCGAACTCGTGGGCGCCACCTTTCCAGGTTGCCGGGGTGTCCGCGTTGTGGCCCGTGTGGGCCTCGCGACGCAGACGCTCAACCATGTGCGGGTAATGCAGCTCGAACGCGGGGCGCTCGGAGCGGATCCGCGGCAAGGAAGCGAAGTTGTGGCGCGGCGGAGGGCAGGAGGTCGCCCACTCAAGGGAGTTGCCGTAACCCCACGGATCGTCGACGGTGACGATCTCGCCGTAGCGCCAGGACTTGAACACATTCCAAATGAACGGAAGCATACCGACACCGAGGATGAACGCGCCGACGGTGGAGATCTGGTTCAGGAGGGTAAAACCGTCAGAATCGAGGTAGTCAGCGTAGCGGCGCGGCATACCCATGTTGCCCAGCCAGTGCTGAACCAAGAAGGTCAAGTTGAAGGCGATGAAGGTGAACCAGAAGTGGATCTTGCCCAAACGCTCATCCAACATGCGGCCGGTCATCTTCGGGAACCAGAAGTACACACCGGCGATTGCGGAGAACACCACGGTGCCAAACAGGGTGTAGTGGAAGTGCGCAACCACGAAGTAGGAGTCATGCAGGTGGAAGTCCAATGGCGGGGCGGCCAGCATAATGCCGGTCAGTCCACCAAAGAGGAAGGTGAACAAAAAGCCCATCGACCACAGCATCGGGGTTTCGAAGGTGAGGTGACCGTTCCACATCGTGCCGACCCAGTTGAAGAACTTCACGCCCGTCGGAACGGAGATGAGGAAGGTCATGAAGGAGAAGAACGGCAGCAGGACAGCGCCAGTGGCGAACATGTGGTGTGCCCACACAGCCATGGACAAGCCGGCGATTGCCAGCGTTGCGAAAACGAGGCCGATGTAGCCGAACACCGGTTTACGGGAGAACACCGGCACGATCTCGGAGATGATGCCGAAAAATGGCAGGGCGAGAACGTAGACCTCCGGGTGTCCGAAGAACCAGAACAGGTGCTGCCACAAGATGGCGCCGCCGTTGGCGGTGTCGTAGATGTGACCGCCCAACAGACGGTCGTAGAGGACACCCATCGCCGCAGCGAGAAGCAGCGGGAAGATCATCAAGGCGATGATGGAGGTGACAAACACCGTCCACGTAAAGACGGGCAGCCTAAACATGGTCATTCCCGGCGCGCGCAGGGTCAACACGGTGGTGAGCATGTTAATGGCCGAAGCGACGGTACCGATACCGGTGGCGCCCACGCCGATGATCCACAGGTTCGCGGACACCGACGGGGTGTGGGTTGCATCAGCCAGCGGCATGTACATGGTCCACCCGAAGTCGGCCGCGCCGCCTGGGGTGAGGAAGCCCGCGAGCATGGCGAGGACACCGACCTGGGTGATCCAGAAACCAAAGGCGTTCAAACGCGGGAAGGACACGTCCGGCGCACCGATCTGCAGCGGCAGGACGTAGTTAGCAAATCCCCACACGATCGGCGTACCGAACGCGAGGAGCATCACGGTGCCGTGGAGGGTAAACAGTTGGTTGAACTGCTCGTTGGACAACAACTGCAGCCCCGGGCTGAACAGCTCGGCGCGGATCAACAGCGCCATGAGGCCGCCCACGAAGAACCAGATGAAGGACATCATGATGTAGTAGATGCCCAGGATCTTGTGGTCCGTTGTGGTGAGCAGATTGTACAAAGTGGAGCCTTTACGGGCGCCGCCCGTTGGCTCTGGGCGTGTCGGCGGGACATAGTTGTCCAGCCGTGGTGCCACTGCAGTCATTGAAGATCCTCCTGACTAACGCACGATCGCCCGTGAGCTGCAACTCATAGGCCACACGTGCCCCAACCGATACCCATCCATCATAGGTGCCGGATTATGGAATTGCCAGCCACTTCAGGCCAGCTTCAGCAATTTACTCTAGACCTCGGGGGCAACGCGCGGGGGGAGGCCCCAAAGAGTGCTTCCCCGTCGCGCCGACAATGCCCCAGCGTTACTCGAAATCCCAGTCGTCGTCGTGGGTCTCCTCCGCCTTGCCGATGACGTAGGAGGACCCCGATCCGGAGAAGAAGTCGTGGTTTTCGTCGGCGTTGGGCGACAGCGACGCCAAAATGGCCGGGGACACGCGGGTTTCATCCGCCGGGAACAAACCTTCGTAGCCGAGGTTGTTTAACGCCTTGTTTGCGTTGTAGCGCAAGAAGCGTTTGACGTCTTCTGTCCAGCCGAGCGGGTCGTAGATGTCCTCGGTGTACTGGCTTTCGTTTTCGTACAGGTCGTAGAGAAGCTCGAAGGTGTATTCCTTCAACTCATCACGGCGCTGCTGGGTCGCTTCGCGCATGTCCACCTGGTACTTGTAACCAATGTAGTAGCCGTGAACAGCCTCATCGCGGATGATCAGGCGAATCACGTCGGCTGTGTTGGTCAGCTTTGAGTGAACGGACCAGTTCAAGGGCAGGTAGAACCCCGAGTAAAAGAGGAAGGACTCCAACATGACGGAGGCAATTTTCTTCTTCTGCGGGTCGTCGCCGCGGTAATAACTCTCGATGATCTTCGCCTTGCGCTGCACCTCAGCATTTTCCTCGGTCCAGCGGAAAGCCTCGTTGATCTCGGGCGTCGACGCGAGCGTCATGAAGATATTGGAATAGCTCTTGGCGTGCACGGACTCCATAAAGGCGATGTTGGTGTAGACGGCCTCCTCATGCATCGTGCGTGCATGAGGAAGCAGGGAGACGGCCCCGACGGTGCCCTGGATTGTGTCCAAAAGGGTGAGGTTGGCAAACACGCGCATCGTTGCCAGCTTCTCGTCGTGGGTGAGCGTTTTCCAGCTAGGAATGTCGTTGGACACAGGGATCTTCTCCGGCAGCCAAAAATTGCCGGTCAGGCGGTCCCAGACCTCAAGATCTTTCTCGTCCGGAATCGAGTTCCAGTTGATTGCTTTCATCGGCTCCGGGCGCTCGGCAAGGAACTTGTCGTAGTCGTGTGCTGTCACGTCACTCCACCTATTCTTCGTTGTTCTTCTGGGTCATTCTAGCCCCGATCCCCCCTCCCCACTTACCAACCCCCGAAGGGAACATGACCTGCTTTTTCTCCCCTTTAACGAAAAATTGTGTAGGGGTGAACTTTTTGGGGGCGGTTAACCATATAAGGTGAAGTCGTGATTGTTTCCGCTACGGAAACATAGTTGACAGCATCAGAGGTGGATCCATGACTATGCCATCGGCACCAAAGGGAGCATCGGGAGTGCTGCTTCCCACCGTCCTTGACGAGCTGGGGGTGGACATCGTCTCCGGAACTCTGCCCGCAGGCCACACCTTCACGCTTCAGCAACTTTCAGAGCGCTTCGGTATCTCACGAACCGTCGCGCGTGAAGTAATGCGGGCGCTCGAGCAGATGGGCATGGTTTCATCGTCGCGGCGCGTAGGCATCAAAGTTCTGCCGGAGAGTTCCTGGGACATTTTTGACTTGGTGGTCATGAAGTGGAGGTGGCGGGTTGACTCTCACCGTGAGCGCATGATGGCAGAGCTCGACGAGCTTCGCTGCGCCATCGAACCTTTCGCCGCAACAACCGCTGCCCAACGGCGCACGGACGAACAGGCCGAAAGGCTCACGAAACTCGCGACTGACTTGGCAGAGCTATTGGAAAGACAGGACGCAGAAGATCTCCACGATGAGATTATTGAGGCGAACCGCCTTTTCCGCCGTGCCCTTTTTGAGGCCTCGGGCAACAAAATGATCGGTGCTCTCGCCGCCACTGTGTGCTCCACACATGATTGTCTACCCAATGGCGATTCCATTTTTTCCCCAGAGGGCGACTCTTTCCCGCAGGCCCACATTGAACTAGCGCGGGCGGTTGAACAACGCGATGTTGCCGCTGCCGCAGCGGCTTCGCGCGTCATCTGCCAAGCAACAGGACAGGCAGCGCCCGCGCACAACCAGGATTAAACAAAGACGCTTCTCGACGCGCCTCGTTGAAAGCGCGTCGAGAAGCGTCTTTGCTCTTTTTAGAGCATGCAGGACACGCAGCCCTCAATCGCTGTACCTTCGAGCGCCATCTGGCGCAACCGAATGTAGTACAGCGACTTAATTCCCTTGGTCCAAGCGTAAATCTGGGCCCGGTTGATGTCGCGGGTGGTCACCGTGTCTTTGAAGAAAAGCGTCAACGACAGGCCTTGGTCCACGTATTTTGTTGCCGCGGCGTAGGTATCAATGATCTTCTCGTAGCCGATCTCGTAGGCATCCTTGAAGAACTCGATGTTCTCGTTATCCATGTGCGGCGCCGGGTAGTAAACGCGACCGATCTTGCCTTCCTTACGAATCTCAATTTTAGAAGCGATCGGGTGGATCGAAGACGTCGAGTTGTTGATATAAGAAATCGAACCAGTCGGCGGAATTGCCTGCAGGTAGCGGTTATAGATACCGTCGCGGGCCACATCCTCTTTCAGCTTCGCCCAGTCGGCGGCCGTCGGCACGTTCGCGGAGCTGCGCGCGAAGATCTCCTTGACTTTCTGCGTCTTTGGCTGGAAGTCTTCCGGGTCGTAACGGTCGAAGAACTCGCCCGAGGCGTACTCGGAGCGCTCAAAGTCGGCGAACCTCTCGCCCTTTTCCACCGCGATCTTATGGGAGGCCTTAATCGCCTCATACATCACCGTAGCGAAGTAGGCGTTGGTGAAATCCAACCCTTCCTCGGAGCCGTAGTGGATGTGCTCGCGTCCGAGGAAACCGTGGAGGTTCATCTGCCCCAGTCCGATGGCGTGAGAGGCGTTGTTGCCCTCGCGGATCGGCGGCACCGAATCAATGGACGTTTTGTCCGCCACGGCGGTCAAAGCGCGAATCGCCGATTCGACGGTGCGGGAGAAGTTCTCCGAGTCCATGGACATGGCTACGTTCATCGAACCGAGGTTGCACGAAATGTCGTGGCCGATCTCCGAGTAGTTAAGGTCGTCATTTAAAACGGAAGGGGAGTTGACCTGGAGGATCTCCGAGCACAGGTTCGACATGTTAATGCGGCCGGTCTTGACCGGGTTCGCCTTGTTTGCGGTGTCCTCGAACATGATGTACGGGTAGCCGGACTCGAACTGGATCTCCGCAAGCGTTTGGAAAAATTGGCGCGCGTTGATCTTGGTCTTGCGGATACGCGGGTCTTCCAGCATCTCCTCGTACTTCTCAGTGACCGAGATGTCGCCGAAGGGCACGCCGTAGACACGTTCAACGTCGTAGGGGGAAAACAGGTACATGTCGTCGTTGCGCTTGGCCAACTTGAAGGTGATGTCTGGGATGACCACGCCGAGCGAGAGGGTCTTGATGCGGATCTTTTCGTCTGCATTTTCGCGCTTGGTGTCCAAAAAGCTCATGATGTCCGGGTGGTGCGCGTTGAGATAGACCGCGCCGGCACCCTGGCGTGCGCCGAGCTGGTTAGCGTAGGAGAAAGAATCCTCCAGCAGCTTCATCACGGGAATAATGCCGGAGGACTGGTTTTCGATGTGTTTGATAGGCGCGCCTGATTCGCGGATGTTGCTAAGCAGCAAAGCCACGCCGCCGCCGCGCTTGGACAGTTGCAGCGAGGAGTTAATGGCGCGGCCGATGGACTCCATATTGTCCTCAATGCGCAGCAGGAAGCAGGAAACCAACTCACCACGCTGGGCTTTGCCGGCGTTGAGGAAGGTCGGGGTCGCCGGTTGGAAACGGCCGGTCATGATTTCGTCGACAAGCGCGGAGGCGAGATCTTCATTGCCGTCGCCGAGGAAAAGTGCGGTCATGGCGACGCGATCTTCGAAGCGTTCCAGATAGCGGCGCCCGTCGAAGGTCTTGAGCGTGTACGAGGTGTAGTACTTGTACGCGCCGAGGAAGGACTTGAAGCGGAACTTATAGGAGTAGGCCCGCTTGAAGGTGTCTTTGACAAATCCCCAGTCGTAGGCCTCGATGACCTCCGGCTCGTAGTATTTGTTCTCCACCAGGTAGTGCATCTTTTCTTCCAAGTCGTGGAAGTAGACGGTGTTCTGGTTGACGTGTTGAAGGAAGAACTGGTTCGCGGCCTCGCGATCCTTGTCGAACTGAATCTTGCCCTCATCGTCGTAGAGGTTCAAAAGCGCGTTGAGCGCATGGTAGTCGAGTTGGTCGGATTCTTTCACCGGTTCGGGAACGGTGCGGCCATGGGTTTCGGTCGTAGTCGTTGGGGTGGACATGTAGATTGCGCTCCTATGCTGTTGTTTTGGTGCTGTATTTCTCGCGAAGGCGCGCGAGCCGCTTCGCGTTTTCTGCTTCTGCCGCCTGCTCCAGGGCACGAAGCTTGTCGACGACCTCCGGCGCCATCGGCGCCAAACCTAGACGGTCCGCGTGTTTGATCAACTGCTCGCGGACATGGGCGGCGTCGCCTTCTGCCCCCATCAACTCGAAGCGGTAGAGGTATGGGACCTTGCATTTTGCCGAAATGACGTCGCCGGCCAAACAGAAATCCGAACCGAAGTTTGAGTTCCCGGCGGCGATAACCCCGCGGATGAGGTCCCGGTTGTGCTTGTTGTTGAGGAATTTGATGACCTGCTTGGGCACAGGTTTCGAGTTCTCGTGGGAGATGGAGGCACCTCCCCCGTAGGTGGGGCAGATGAGTACGTAAGGCTCGTCCACCAGCAGGTCTTCCTCCCAGCGGTAAAGCGGGATCTGCCTGGCCGGCAGGCCGACCTTTTCCACGAAACGCTTCGTGTTTCCGGTGGCGGACGAGAAATAGACAATGAGCATTGACGCTTTCCCTCACGTGAAAAAGCCGCCATTTCAGGTGACGGCTCGCTCTCAGTAGCGCCCCTTCGCTGCGGGGCGCCGACAGTGGTCATTCAGTTGTCGCGCGTCGGTTATAAGGTTACGCGGCGGCTTGCAGCCCACGGATGCGGTCCGGACGGAAACCGGACCAGTGCTCCCCATCGACCTCGACGACCGGCGCCTGGAGGTAACCCAGGGCCATGACGTAGTCACGGGCATCCGAGTCCTCGGAGATGTCCACGAGCGTGTACTCGAGGCCTGCCTTATCCAAGGCCTTTTTGGTGGCGACGCACTGAACACAAGCGGGCTTGGTGTAAACGGTGATGGACATAACCAGTGGCTCTTTCTGTGGGAAGTTTGCGTACTAGGAAGGGCTTATCGGAGCGCCGAGGCGGCTCGGCGCGATACTCCTAAACACTATACTTTGTGCCACATTTAGGCAACCCATACTAC
The Corynebacterium sp. BD556 genome window above contains:
- the serB gene encoding phosphoserine phosphatase SerB; this encodes MPAFEVELQKGLKPAVVSTTGPDTPGVSAAFFGVLAKHGVQLLDVSQVDFRGRLMLSAFVGMDPMVLSDIERELKADLWEYGQRVTIETGSQAESVSRPRSTHVMVALGDPVTAEHISRVGKALASYGANIDKIRGISNYPLTGLEFRITLADYEPGKGKEIRKILAELSKELGIDLAIEHAGLARRAKRLVCFDCDSTLITGEVIEMLAAHAGRQAEVAEVTERAMRGELDFEESLRQRVKALEGLDASVIDEVAAAIELTPGARTTIRTLNNLGYRTAVVSGGFIQVLEGLAQELELDYVRANTLEIVDGKLTGRVVGKIVDRKAKADLLAEFAQDSGLRMTQTVAVGDGANDIDMISSAGLGIAFNAKPALKEIADASVNHPFLDSVLYMLGIPREEIDSAEEAEGASRKVSLQ
- the ctaD gene encoding cytochrome c oxidase subunit I, which encodes MTAVAPRLDNYVPPTRPEPTGGARKGSTLYNLLTTTDHKILGIYYIMMSFIWFFVGGLMALLIRAELFSPGLQLLSNEQFNQLFTLHGTVMLLAFGTPIVWGFANYVLPLQIGAPDVSFPRLNAFGFWITQVGVLAMLAGFLTPGGAADFGWTMYMPLADATHTPSVSANLWIIGVGATGIGTVASAINMLTTVLTLRAPGMTMFRLPVFTWTVFVTSIIALMIFPLLLAAAMGVLYDRLLGGHIYDTANGGAILWQHLFWFFGHPEVYVLALPFFGIISEIVPVFSRKPVFGYIGLVFATLAIAGLSMAVWAHHMFATGAVLLPFFSFMTFLISVPTGVKFFNWVGTMWNGHLTFETPMLWSMGFLFTFLFGGLTGIMLAAPPLDFHLHDSYFVVAHFHYTLFGTVVFSAIAGVYFWFPKMTGRMLDERLGKIHFWFTFIAFNLTFLVQHWLGNMGMPRRYADYLDSDGFTLLNQISTVGAFILGVGMLPFIWNVFKSWRYGEIVTVDDPWGYGNSLEWATSCPPPRHNFASLPRIRSERPAFELHYPHMVERLRREAHTGHNADTPATWKGGAHEFDSSGNATKVADKTN
- the nrdF gene encoding class 1b ribonucleoside-diphosphate reductase subunit beta yields the protein MTAHDYDKFLAERPEPMKAINWNSIPDEKDLEVWDRLTGNFWLPEKIPVSNDIPSWKTLTHDEKLATMRVFANLTLLDTIQGTVGAVSLLPHARTMHEEAVYTNIAFMESVHAKSYSNIFMTLASTPEINEAFRWTEENAEVQRKAKIIESYYRGDDPQKKKIASVMLESFLFYSGFYLPLNWSVHSKLTNTADVIRLIIRDEAVHGYYIGYKYQVDMREATQQRRDELKEYTFELLYDLYENESQYTEDIYDPLGWTEDVKRFLRYNANKALNNLGYEGLFPADETRVSPAILASLSPNADENHDFFSGSGSSYVIGKAEETHDDDWDFE
- a CDS encoding FadR/GntR family transcriptional regulator — encoded protein: MTMPSAPKGASGVLLPTVLDELGVDIVSGTLPAGHTFTLQQLSERFGISRTVAREVMRALEQMGMVSSSRRVGIKVLPESSWDIFDLVVMKWRWRVDSHRERMMAELDELRCAIEPFAATTAAQRRTDEQAERLTKLATDLAELLERQDAEDLHDEIIEANRLFRRALFEASGNKMIGALAATVCSTHDCLPNGDSIFSPEGDSFPQAHIELARAVEQRDVAAAAAASRVICQATGQAAPAHNQD
- the nrdE gene encoding class 1b ribonucleoside-diphosphate reductase subunit alpha: MSTPTTTTETHGRTVPEPVKESDQLDYHALNALLNLYDDEGKIQFDKDREAANQFFLQHVNQNTVYFHDLEEKMHYLVENKYYEPEVIEAYDWGFVKDTFKRAYSYKFRFKSFLGAYKYYTSYTLKTFDGRRYLERFEDRVAMTALFLGDGNEDLASALVDEIMTGRFQPATPTFLNAGKAQRGELVSCFLLRIEDNMESIGRAINSSLQLSKRGGGVALLLSNIRESGAPIKHIENQSSGIIPVMKLLEDSFSYANQLGARQGAGAVYLNAHHPDIMSFLDTKRENADEKIRIKTLSLGVVIPDITFKLAKRNDDMYLFSPYDVERVYGVPFGDISVTEKYEEMLEDPRIRKTKINARQFFQTLAEIQFESGYPYIMFEDTANKANPVKTGRINMSNLCSEILQVNSPSVLNDDLNYSEIGHDISCNLGSMNVAMSMDSENFSRTVESAIRALTAVADKTSIDSVPPIREGNNASHAIGLGQMNLHGFLGREHIHYGSEEGLDFTNAYFATVMYEAIKASHKIAVEKGERFADFERSEYASGEFFDRYDPEDFQPKTQKVKEIFARSSANVPTAADWAKLKEDVARDGIYNRYLQAIPPTGSISYINNSTSSIHPIASKIEIRKEGKIGRVYYPAPHMDNENIEFFKDAYEIGYEKIIDTYAAATKYVDQGLSLTLFFKDTVTTRDINRAQIYAWTKGIKSLYYIRLRQMALEGTAIEGCVSCML
- the nrdI gene encoding class Ib ribonucleoside-diphosphate reductase assembly flavoprotein NrdI, translated to MLIVYFSSATGNTKRFVEKVGLPARQIPLYRWEEDLLVDEPYVLICPTYGGGASISHENSKPVPKQVIKFLNNKHNRDLIRGVIAAGNSNFGSDFCLAGDVISAKCKVPYLYRFELMGAEGDAAHVREQLIKHADRLGLAPMAPEVVDKLRALEQAAEAENAKRLARLREKYSTKTTA
- the nrdH gene encoding glutaredoxin-like protein NrdH, which codes for MSITVYTKPACVQCVATKKALDKAGLEYTLVDISEDSDARDYVMALGYLQAPVVEVDGEHWSGFRPDRIRGLQAAA